A window of the Callospermophilus lateralis isolate mCalLat2 chromosome 7, mCalLat2.hap1, whole genome shotgun sequence genome harbors these coding sequences:
- the LOC143404388 gene encoding ADP-ribosylation factor-like protein 4D — protein sequence TTSLLYRLKFKEFVQTVPTKGFNTEKIRVPLGGSRGITFQVWDVGGQEKLRPLWRSYTRRTDGLVFVVDAAETERLEEAKVELHRISRASDNQGVPVLVLANKQDQPGALSTAEVEKRLAVRELAAATLTHVQGCSAVDGLGLQPGLERLYEMILKRKKVARASKKRR from the coding sequence ACAACCTCCCTCCTTTACCGCCTCAAGTTCAAGGAGTTTGTTCAGACGGTCCCCACAAAAGGTTTCAACACTGAGAAGATCCGGGTGCCCTTGGGGGGCTCCCGCGGAATCACCTTCCAAGTATGGGATGTTGGGGGTCAGGAGAAGCTGCGACCACTTTGGCGCTCCTACACCCGCCGGACAGATGGACTGGTGTTTGTAGTAGATGCTGCAGAGACTGAGCGACTAGAAGAGGCCAAGGTGGAGTTGCATCGAATCAGTCGGGCTTCAGACAACCAGGGCGTTCCCGTCCTGGTGCTGGCCAACAAGCAGGACCAGCCTGGGGCACTCAGCACAGCAGAGGTGGAGAAGAGGCTGGCAGTCCGTGAGCTGGCAGCTGCCACGCTCACCCACGTGCAGGGCTGCAGTGCTGTGGATGGGCTGGGCTTGCAGCCAGGCCTTGAGCGCTTGTATGAGATGATCCTCAAGAGGAAGAAGGTGGCCCGGGCAAGCAAGAAGAGACGGTGA